A stretch of the Proteus sp. ZN5 genome encodes the following:
- the panF gene encoding sodium/pantothenate symporter: MQTEVIVPLIGYLLLVFLLSAYAYRKREKGEFLNEYFLGNRSMGGFVLAMTITATYVSASSFIGGPGAAYKYGIGWVLLSMIQLPAIWLSLGVLGKKFAILARRYNAVTLNDMLYARYKSRFLVWFASLSLLVAFVGAMTVQFIGGARLLETAAGIPYEFGLLIFGISIALYTAIGGFRASVLNDALQGLVMLLGTFILLFAIIYKAGGLDVAIQKLNAIDPALTSPQGADGILSGPFMASFWVLVCFGVIGLPHTAVRCISYKDSKAMHKGIIIGTIVMSLLMFGMHFAGALGRAIIPDLTVPDQVIPTLMVEVLPPIAAGIFLAAPMAAIMSTINAQLLQSSATLVKDLYLNIAPHAITNEKRISRLSSLSTLILGVLLLFAAWNPPSMIIWLNLLAFGGLQAVFLWPLVLGLYWEKANRYGAIAGMITGATLYATLATFNIQIAGFHPIVPSLLLSLVAFLVANRFGEHTLPQSASLQ, encoded by the coding sequence ATGCAAACTGAGGTCATAGTGCCACTGATTGGCTACCTTCTGCTGGTCTTTCTGCTGTCGGCTTATGCATACCGTAAGCGCGAAAAAGGCGAGTTTCTTAACGAATATTTTCTTGGTAATCGCTCAATGGGTGGCTTCGTGCTAGCCATGACTATCACTGCAACGTATGTCAGTGCCAGCTCCTTTATTGGCGGGCCGGGTGCTGCCTATAAATACGGTATCGGTTGGGTATTACTTTCGATGATCCAACTTCCCGCTATTTGGCTCTCTCTGGGAGTTTTAGGAAAAAAATTTGCCATTTTAGCGCGCCGTTATAATGCCGTTACCTTAAACGATATGCTGTATGCGCGTTACAAAAGCCGTTTTCTAGTCTGGTTTGCCAGTTTAAGCCTGTTAGTCGCTTTTGTCGGCGCCATGACAGTACAGTTTATTGGTGGAGCGCGCTTATTAGAAACTGCGGCTGGCATTCCTTATGAATTCGGCTTACTGATCTTTGGGATCTCCATTGCGCTGTACACTGCGATTGGCGGATTTAGAGCCAGCGTATTAAACGACGCCTTACAAGGTCTTGTGATGCTGCTTGGTACATTTATTCTCCTGTTTGCCATTATATATAAAGCAGGTGGATTAGATGTTGCGATACAAAAACTCAATGCCATCGATCCAGCATTAACCTCTCCTCAAGGTGCGGATGGGATTTTAAGTGGTCCGTTTATGGCATCATTCTGGGTGCTTGTCTGTTTTGGTGTTATCGGCTTGCCACATACAGCAGTACGTTGCATATCTTACAAAGACAGTAAAGCCATGCATAAAGGGATCATCATTGGCACCATTGTGATGTCATTACTGATGTTTGGTATGCACTTTGCTGGCGCATTAGGTCGGGCGATAATTCCTGATTTGACGGTTCCTGATCAGGTTATTCCAACACTGATGGTTGAAGTATTACCGCCTATTGCAGCAGGTATTTTCCTTGCGGCACCGATGGCTGCCATTATGTCGACGATTAATGCTCAGCTGTTACAATCGTCAGCAACATTGGTCAAAGATCTCTATCTCAATATCGCCCCACATGCGATCACGAATGAGAAACGTATCTCTCGTTTATCAAGCCTTTCGACCTTGATTTTAGGTGTGTTACTACTGTTTGCAGCATGGAACCCACCATCGATGATTATTTGGCTTAACTTACTGGCTTTTGGTGGCCTACAAGCGGTTTTCTTATGGCCTTTAGTTCTTGGGCTTTATTGGGAAAAAGCCAACCGTTATGGTGCGATTGCGGGCATGATCACTGGTGCCACACTCTATGCCACCCTTGCGACATTTAATATCCAGATAGCTGGATTCCACCCCATTGTTCCATCACTGTTATTGAGCTTAGTTGCGTTTCTTGTGGCTAATCGATTTGGAGAGCATACTCTGCCCCAATCAGCATCATTACAGTGA
- the prmA gene encoding 50S ribosomal protein L11 methyltransferase codes for MPWIQLRLNATAANAEAIGDELVESGAVSVTFQDSHDTPIFEPLPGETRLWGDTDVIGLYDAETDMKIVVAMLENTPLLGQGFLHKIEQLEDKDWEREWMDNFHPMRFGERLWICPSWREVPDPNAVNVMLDPGLAFGTGTHPTTSLCLQWLDGLDLAGKTVIDFGCGSGILAIAALKLGAAKAIGIDIDPQAIQASRDNAQRNGVSDALTLYLAKDQPDNLSADVVVANILAGPLRELAPIISTLPRQGGHLGLSGVLATQAEGVAAAYEGLFNLDPVAEKEEWCRITGMKK; via the coding sequence ATGCCTTGGATACAATTAAGACTTAATGCAACCGCCGCTAATGCAGAAGCTATTGGTGATGAATTGGTTGAAAGCGGTGCCGTTTCAGTGACTTTCCAAGATAGTCACGATACCCCTATTTTTGAACCTTTACCGGGTGAAACTCGTCTTTGGGGTGATACTGACGTTATCGGCTTATATGATGCAGAAACTGACATGAAAATCGTTGTGGCGATGTTAGAAAATACGCCATTACTCGGTCAAGGTTTCCTGCACAAGATTGAACAACTCGAAGATAAAGATTGGGAACGTGAGTGGATGGATAACTTCCACCCAATGCGTTTTGGCGAGCGTTTATGGATTTGCCCAAGCTGGCGTGAAGTGCCTGATCCTAACGCCGTTAACGTCATGCTAGACCCTGGTCTTGCATTTGGTACAGGTACCCACCCTACCACCTCATTATGCCTTCAGTGGCTTGATGGTTTAGATTTAGCGGGTAAAACGGTTATCGACTTCGGTTGTGGCTCTGGCATTTTAGCTATTGCGGCATTAAAACTGGGTGCAGCAAAAGCGATTGGTATTGATATCGATCCTCAAGCTATCCAAGCAAGTCGTGATAATGCACAGCGTAATGGTGTTTCTGATGCACTCACATTGTATCTTGCAAAAGACCAGCCTGATAACCTCAGCGCTGATGTTGTAGTCGCCAATATTTTAGCAGGCCCATTGCGTGAACTAGCACCTATTATCAGCACACTGCCTCGCCAAGGTGGACATCTAGGTCTTTCAGGTGTGTTAGCGACACAAGCAGAAGGTGTAGCTGCTGCCTATGAAGGATTATTTAACTTAGATCCTGTTGCTGAAAAAGAAGAGTGGTGTCGTATTACCGGTATGAAAAAATAA
- the dusB gene encoding tRNA dihydrouridine synthase DusB: MRIGQYQLKNCLIAAPMAGVTDRPFRSLCYDMGAGMTVSEMLSSNPQVWQTDKSRLRMVHSDELGIRSVQIAGSDPVDMAAAAKINADSGAQIIDINMGCPAKKVNKKLAGSALLRHPDLVAEILSAVVNAVDVPVTLKIRTGWSPDERNCVEIAKLAERCGIQALTIHGRTRECLFKGEAEYDSIRTVKQSVSIPIIANGDITDPLKARAVLDYTGADALMIGRAAQGRPWIFREIQHYLDTGELLPPLPIAEVQQIMQKHVRELHDFYGQGKGTRIARKHVSWYLKEHAPDDQFRRSFNAIEDASEQLEALEAYFENFLRK; the protein is encoded by the coding sequence ATGCGAATCGGACAGTATCAGTTAAAAAATTGCCTTATCGCGGCTCCCATGGCTGGCGTTACAGACCGACCTTTTCGGTCGCTTTGCTATGATATGGGTGCGGGTATGACAGTTTCTGAAATGCTTTCTTCCAATCCTCAGGTTTGGCAGACAGACAAGTCTCGATTACGAATGGTACATAGTGATGAATTGGGGATCCGCTCCGTACAAATTGCAGGAAGTGATCCCGTTGATATGGCGGCAGCTGCGAAAATAAACGCAGATAGTGGCGCTCAAATTATCGACATTAACATGGGTTGCCCTGCAAAAAAGGTGAATAAAAAGCTAGCCGGTTCAGCACTACTTCGTCATCCCGACCTTGTCGCAGAGATCCTCTCTGCTGTGGTTAACGCGGTAGATGTTCCTGTTACTCTCAAGATCCGTACTGGCTGGTCACCTGATGAACGTAACTGTGTAGAGATTGCCAAATTGGCTGAACGTTGTGGTATTCAGGCTCTCACTATTCATGGACGTACACGCGAGTGTTTGTTCAAAGGGGAAGCCGAATACGACAGTATTCGGACAGTTAAGCAGAGTGTTTCTATTCCTATTATTGCGAATGGAGACATAACAGACCCGCTAAAAGCCAGAGCAGTATTAGACTACACTGGAGCCGATGCTTTGATGATCGGTCGCGCTGCTCAGGGAAGACCCTGGATCTTTCGGGAAATCCAGCACTATCTGGACACAGGTGAACTGTTGCCCCCTCTGCCGATTGCAGAGGTACAACAAATAATGCAAAAGCATGTGCGTGAGTTGCACGACTTTTACGGTCAAGGCAAAGGAACTCGCATTGCACGCAAGCATGTCTCTTGGTACCTCAAGGAACATGCCCCTGATGACCAGTTTCGGCGCTCCTTCAACGCCATAGAGGATGCCAGCGAACAGCTGGAGGCGTTGGAAGCATATTTCGAAAATTTTTTGCGTAAATAA
- the fis gene encoding DNA-binding transcriptional regulator Fis produces the protein MFEQRVNSDVLTVATVNSQDQVTQKPLRDSVKQALKNYFAQLNGQDVNDLYELVLAEVEQPLLDMVMQYTRGNQTRAAQMMGINRGTLRKKLKKYGMN, from the coding sequence ATGTTCGAACAACGCGTAAATTCAGACGTACTAACAGTTGCCACCGTAAATTCACAAGATCAGGTGACCCAAAAACCTTTACGTGACTCAGTTAAACAAGCACTGAAGAACTATTTTGCTCAATTAAACGGTCAAGATGTTAATGACTTATATGAGCTAGTATTGGCTGAAGTTGAACAGCCATTGTTGGACATGGTAATGCAGTACACCCGTGGCAACCAAACGCGTGCAGCGCAAATGATGGGCATTAACCGCGGCACACTGCGTAAAAAACTGAAAAAATACGGCATGAACTGA
- a CDS encoding AlpA family phage regulatory protein yields MSDIQLDKKTILHLYGYTTDRLVREKERKEITSISRSQAWKLEKENNFPKRKQLGNCSCGWMLSELLIWCHQR; encoded by the coding sequence ATGTCTGATATTCAACTCGATAAAAAAACAATCTTACACCTTTACGGTTACACTACTGATCGTCTAGTCAGAGAAAAAGAGCGCAAAGAAATCACATCTATATCACGGTCACAAGCATGGAAATTAGAAAAAGAGAACAACTTTCCTAAACGTAAACAACTTGGAAATTGTAGTTGTGGTTGGATGTTATCTGAGTTGCTAATTTGGTGTCATCAAAGATAA
- a CDS encoding helix-turn-helix domain-containing protein: MKNTDAKLFNHKILPVSHYLSKDDLCRHFRVSRTTLNRWIRLNKIPPPTNWGSVTIGWSPEEIKNMVR, translated from the coding sequence ATGAAAAATACTGATGCTAAATTATTCAACCATAAAATCTTACCTGTTTCTCACTATTTATCTAAAGATGATTTATGCAGGCATTTTCGTGTTAGCCGAACAACACTTAATCGATGGATAAGACTTAATAAAATTCCACCACCAACAAATTGGGGCTCTGTTACGATTGGTTGGTCACCAGAGGAAATTAAAAATATGGTTCGATAA
- a CDS encoding inovirus-type Gp2 protein → MKKYIPKNLRSEINLDYYKYNDYGLPSYFCRENNIYPDNKIINKIILLLGDSFSISKRITVIRFDLHLPKYSDKNESITKFSRKLLSEFKCKYKKSFIKLFWVREQNKSQSQHYHCALFVDGNVIHHSASLQNMVDFCWKETNNGTHSIPKNCYYLCHQSDMSTLANIIYRLSYLAKNITKERKNSHTKRYGSSSLILRKKESKPLHSILSKYIK, encoded by the coding sequence ATGAAAAAATATATTCCAAAAAATCTTCGTTCAGAAATAAATTTAGATTATTACAAATATAACGATTATGGGTTACCTTCCTATTTTTGTAGAGAGAATAATATATATCCAGATAATAAGATAATTAATAAAATTATATTATTACTAGGTGATAGCTTTTCTATTTCCAAGCGAATTACTGTAATAAGGTTCGATCTTCATTTACCAAAATACAGTGATAAAAATGAATCAATAACAAAATTCTCTAGAAAATTACTATCTGAATTTAAATGTAAATATAAAAAATCTTTTATTAAATTATTTTGGGTTAGAGAGCAAAATAAGAGTCAATCGCAACACTATCATTGTGCATTATTTGTTGATGGTAATGTTATTCACCACTCAGCATCATTGCAGAACATGGTAGACTTTTGCTGGAAAGAGACCAATAATGGTACTCATAGTATTCCTAAAAACTGTTATTATCTATGCCACCAAAGTGATATGTCAACGCTTGCCAATATCATATACCGTTTAAGCTATTTAGCTAAAAATATTACCAAAGAAAGAAAAAATTCACATACAAAGCGTTATGGTTCAAGTAGCTTAATATTAAGAAAAAAAGAAAGTAAACCTTTGCATTCGATTCTCTCTAAGTATATTAAATAA
- a CDS encoding DUF1819 family protein: MNNINEKLSLTLRPALIHESRVIAEQYIRLKDWDLVREEVLASNLLQARTESTSKTVYGEVSKRLKNLSDNELALMTKSDADVKHLVWLAICRQYPFTYQFAIEVLSERYSNSHFQLYPEDYASFLNAKAEWHSNLDKITQQSRYKAQQIMFKMLTECGLVDESKVMIHQQISKELETLIKQSNSDYLRIYPGDYS, encoded by the coding sequence ATGAATAATATTAATGAAAAGCTTTCGCTCACTCTAAGACCTGCATTGATTCATGAAAGTAGAGTCATAGCTGAGCAATATATTCGATTGAAAGATTGGGATTTAGTTCGTGAAGAAGTGTTAGCAAGTAACCTTTTGCAGGCTCGAACAGAAAGCACATCTAAAACAGTATATGGTGAAGTTTCTAAACGCTTGAAAAATTTATCTGATAATGAATTAGCGTTGATGACTAAGTCTGATGCCGATGTTAAACATCTCGTTTGGTTAGCTATTTGCCGTCAGTATCCGTTCACGTATCAATTTGCAATTGAAGTACTCTCAGAACGGTATAGCAATAGCCATTTTCAACTTTATCCTGAAGACTATGCCTCATTTTTAAACGCTAAAGCCGAGTGGCATAGCAACTTAGATAAAATCACCCAACAGTCTAGATATAAAGCTCAGCAAATTATGTTCAAGATGCTCACTGAATGTGGCTTAGTAGATGAAAGTAAGGTGATGATACACCAACAAATCTCAAAGGAACTCGAGACGTTGATTAAACAAAGTAACTCTGACTACCTTCGAATCTATCCGGGAGACTATAGCTAA
- a CDS encoding DUF1788 domain-containing protein: MSGKFNSVLTKDNLPDAYTHLTDVLSSSSFIKMEGLNGDIPFHICPFEPSLQSEINILVKQVKNYLRDAQVKVLEINLYDLVIDISKKEGDWKWLIDNESTMSKDELKEELQGIIDTKTVLIPTIVDRMTEYNFDILMITGVGEVFPYIRSSSLLENLQIKAKDKPTLLFFPGKYKHSLEKGSSLILFGTLEDDKYYRAFNILDRAS; encoded by the coding sequence ATGTCAGGCAAGTTTAATAGTGTGCTAACTAAGGATAATCTTCCAGATGCATACACACACTTAACAGATGTGCTATCTAGCTCTTCATTCATCAAAATGGAAGGATTAAATGGAGATATTCCTTTTCATATTTGTCCTTTTGAACCGTCGCTTCAGAGTGAGATCAATATACTGGTCAAACAAGTTAAGAATTACTTGAGGGATGCTCAAGTAAAGGTCCTTGAAATAAATCTCTACGATCTTGTTATTGATATCTCGAAAAAAGAGGGAGATTGGAAGTGGTTGATTGATAATGAATCAACAATGTCTAAAGATGAGCTAAAGGAAGAGCTTCAAGGCATTATCGATACTAAGACCGTTTTGATCCCCACGATTGTCGATCGAATGACAGAATATAATTTTGACATTCTAATGATTACAGGTGTTGGTGAGGTATTCCCATATATTCGCTCTAGTAGTTTATTGGAAAACTTACAGATTAAAGCAAAAGACAAACCAACGCTGTTGTTTTTTCCTGGCAAGTATAAGCATTCTCTTGAAAAAGGCTCTTCTCTAATCCTTTTTGGCACCTTAGAAGATGACAAGTATTACCGTGCATTCAATATCCTTGATAGGGCAAGTTAA
- the brxC gene encoding BREX system P-loop protein BrxC, producing the protein MNMKLEELFKKKVDRPIEGVIKADDDVALYVELDEYIITDEVAKRLDIFLDAYLNYQGANGVWVSGFFGSGKSHLLKMLALLLENNPIDGVTPLELFLEKSPLNEGGIFANDFKRAVNIPSESILFNIDQKADVISKTELDALIAVFVKVFDEHCGFYGKQAYIAQFERELKEDGLLEQFKSKFEFISGKSWEHGRARAKRMAGAVDKAYNAITEQQVSGILDKYRSDYRLSIEDFADQVKSYISEQEEGFRLNFFVDEVGQYVAGNIKLMTNLQTVAESLATKCNGQAWVIVTAQEDMSSVIGEVDQQSENDFSKIQARFKNRMKLTSQDVAEVIQRRLLEKKEEFIPTLSDLYHEQENSFKTLFDFADGSQSYKNFKDKDHFIQSYPFIPYQFGLFQSAIQNLSKYGAFEGKHSSVGERSMLGVFQQVAIAIKDHKLGELATFDLMFEGIRTALKTANQQAILRAELNLDNQFAIRLLKALFLVKYVKEFKPTLRNLCVLMHDSFSRNIPSLKLEVEEALNLLEKETYIQRNGDLFEYLTDEEQDIEKAIKDTEIDSDVIASQLDKLIYDGVLKNRKIRWEENNQDYPFSRKLDDKLSGRESELAINVITSFHGYREALEKHKSDTLFNHELRVVLPESARLVSDLVLYKQTEKYVAHEMKATQQDNIKRILTEKGLQNVERYNQLKALTSKLVGSATYFVAGKEVELSGEDGQGKIIRAFGELIKYTYPNLKMLRDISYRETDIPDIIKKAGQGLLGDDTQLPEPQQEMFSYIQSNSRGGVRTTVKSVLDKFESKPYGWSYAAVLCNLAYLCANSKVEVREATNLLDDAELSRALRNISVHGNLILDPQVEFTPSQLRAVKDFYNDYFEKVTHASEPKAIAKELQDAFLEQARGLDKLLSQASQYPFLRVLSDIVEKLNDFKTKPYTWFMTELVKQEDNLFDCKEKTIDPIVKFMKGSQKSIYDAAKQAITDQKANIEYVEGDEYQSIQNALVNADIYKGSSIQRLKTDTETLQSKIQAQVKVEQKSAIESIYSLETKLISFEEFKALELERQEQLKAVFKRVVAKLKQQSLIAMLRDEARRFEEQIYSQLVQKLMDWSQPALEPKHEEKPKSKKQSVDEKTVTSSDVQSTGRSQIKSVSAKQIKVEYAKPWLSTVSDVEGYIEEYKKALLQAINDGKNIQL; encoded by the coding sequence ATGAATATGAAGTTAGAAGAACTATTTAAGAAAAAAGTCGACCGCCCTATTGAAGGTGTAATCAAGGCTGATGATGATGTTGCTCTGTACGTCGAATTAGATGAATACATTATTACCGATGAAGTAGCTAAGCGACTAGATATTTTCTTAGATGCCTACCTTAACTATCAAGGTGCTAACGGCGTATGGGTATCTGGTTTTTTTGGTTCGGGTAAATCTCACCTTCTAAAAATGCTTGCATTATTGCTTGAGAATAATCCAATTGACGGAGTGACGCCATTAGAGCTTTTTTTAGAGAAAAGCCCCCTAAATGAAGGTGGCATATTTGCCAATGATTTCAAACGTGCGGTCAATATACCATCTGAAAGTATTCTCTTTAATATTGATCAAAAAGCCGATGTTATCAGCAAAACAGAGTTGGATGCTCTAATCGCTGTATTTGTAAAAGTGTTCGATGAACATTGTGGTTTTTATGGTAAGCAAGCTTACATTGCACAATTCGAGCGAGAGCTAAAAGAGGATGGCCTTTTAGAACAATTCAAGAGCAAATTTGAATTTATCAGTGGTAAAAGCTGGGAGCATGGCCGCGCACGTGCAAAAAGAATGGCTGGTGCTGTTGATAAGGCCTACAACGCAATCACAGAGCAACAAGTTTCAGGTATTTTAGATAAATACCGCTCAGATTATCGCCTTTCGATCGAAGATTTTGCTGACCAAGTTAAGAGTTACATATCAGAGCAAGAGGAAGGATTCAGACTTAACTTCTTTGTTGATGAAGTAGGACAGTATGTAGCTGGCAACATTAAATTGATGACAAACTTGCAAACTGTTGCTGAGAGCCTGGCTACAAAATGTAATGGTCAAGCTTGGGTCATAGTGACAGCTCAAGAGGATATGTCATCGGTTATCGGTGAAGTTGACCAACAAAGTGAAAATGATTTTTCAAAGATTCAAGCTCGCTTCAAAAACAGAATGAAACTGACTAGTCAGGACGTAGCAGAAGTCATTCAACGACGTTTATTAGAAAAAAAAGAAGAGTTTATTCCTACTCTGTCAGATCTATACCATGAACAAGAAAATAGCTTTAAGACTCTATTTGATTTTGCAGATGGCTCCCAGTCTTATAAGAACTTCAAAGACAAAGATCATTTCATTCAAAGCTATCCGTTTATTCCGTACCAATTTGGCCTGTTCCAGTCTGCAATTCAAAACCTATCGAAGTATGGTGCTTTTGAAGGTAAACATAGCTCGGTAGGTGAGCGTTCGATGCTGGGCGTGTTCCAGCAGGTCGCCATTGCGATAAAAGATCACAAACTAGGTGAACTAGCAACCTTTGATCTTATGTTTGAAGGTATTCGAACAGCATTGAAGACAGCAAACCAGCAAGCCATATTGAGAGCTGAGCTAAACTTAGACAACCAATTTGCTATCCGTCTATTGAAAGCACTGTTCCTCGTTAAGTATGTCAAAGAGTTTAAGCCGACACTACGAAACCTATGCGTGTTAATGCATGATAGTTTCTCGCGCAATATTCCGTCACTCAAGCTTGAAGTAGAGGAAGCATTAAACCTTCTTGAAAAGGAAACCTACATTCAGCGTAATGGGGATCTTTTTGAGTACCTGACGGATGAAGAGCAAGATATAGAGAAAGCGATTAAAGACACAGAAATTGACTCTGATGTGATTGCTTCGCAACTAGATAAGCTCATTTATGACGGTGTTTTGAAAAATCGCAAAATTCGCTGGGAAGAAAACAACCAAGACTATCCTTTTAGCCGAAAGCTAGACGACAAATTATCAGGTCGAGAAAGCGAATTAGCCATCAACGTTATCACATCTTTTCATGGCTACCGTGAAGCGCTTGAGAAGCATAAATCAGATACGCTATTCAATCATGAATTGAGAGTCGTATTGCCTGAAAGCGCAAGGCTGGTTAGCGACTTAGTGCTCTACAAGCAAACTGAGAAATATGTTGCTCATGAAATGAAAGCAACTCAGCAAGATAATATCAAGCGTATTCTCACAGAGAAAGGGCTACAGAATGTTGAGCGCTACAATCAACTTAAAGCACTAACTTCAAAACTTGTGGGCTCAGCGACTTATTTTGTTGCGGGTAAGGAGGTAGAGCTATCTGGTGAAGATGGCCAAGGCAAGATTATTCGAGCGTTTGGTGAGCTTATCAAATATACCTATCCTAATCTTAAAATGTTGCGTGATATTTCATATCGTGAAACTGATATTCCCGACATTATTAAGAAAGCAGGTCAAGGACTATTGGGTGATGACACTCAACTGCCAGAACCACAACAAGAAATGTTCTCGTATATTCAAAGCAACAGTCGTGGTGGAGTAAGAACAACAGTTAAGTCTGTTTTGGATAAGTTTGAAAGCAAGCCTTATGGTTGGTCTTATGCAGCTGTATTGTGCAACTTAGCGTATCTTTGTGCTAACAGTAAGGTTGAGGTTCGCGAAGCAACGAATTTGCTCGATGACGCGGAGCTATCACGTGCACTCCGTAACATTAGTGTTCACGGTAACCTTATTTTAGACCCTCAGGTGGAGTTTACGCCGTCTCAACTAAGAGCCGTAAAAGATTTTTATAACGACTATTTTGAGAAAGTTACACATGCATCTGAACCGAAAGCGATAGCGAAAGAGCTTCAAGACGCTTTTCTAGAGCAAGCAAGAGGCCTTGATAAGCTACTATCTCAAGCATCGCAGTACCCATTCTTGCGAGTATTGTCAGACATTGTAGAAAAGCTAAATGACTTCAAAACTAAACCTTATACATGGTTTATGACCGAATTGGTTAAGCAAGAAGACAACTTGTTTGATTGCAAAGAAAAAACCATAGATCCAATCGTTAAGTTCATGAAAGGCTCTCAAAAGTCTATCTATGATGCTGCCAAACAAGCGATAACAGACCAAAAAGCCAATATCGAGTATGTTGAGGGCGATGAATATCAAAGTATTCAAAATGCCCTAGTAAATGCAGATATTTACAAGGGCAGCTCGATTCAGCGGCTCAAAACAGATACTGAAACACTGCAAAGTAAAATTCAGGCACAGGTAAAGGTGGAACAAAAGAGTGCTATTGAGAGTATTTATTCTTTGGAAACAAAGCTAATTAGTTTTGAAGAGTTCAAAGCGTTGGAGTTAGAAAGACAAGAGCAACTCAAAGCTGTATTTAAGCGTGTTGTTGCTAAGCTTAAGCAACAGTCATTGATCGCGATGTTACGTGATGAAGCAAGGCGCTTTGAAGAGCAGATATATAGTCAGCTGGTTCAAAAGCTTATGGATTGGTCGCAACCAGCCCTAGAACCTAAGCATGAAGAAAAACCTAAGTCTAAAAAACAATCGGTAGATGAAAAAACTGTAACTTCTTCAGATGTTCAATCAACGGGTAGATCACAAATAAAAAGCGTTTCTGCAAAACAAATTAAAGTTGAATACGCCAAGCCTTGGCTTTCAACGGTGAGTGATGTTGAAGGGTACATTGAAGAGTACAAAAAAGCACTACTACAAGCCATTAATGATGGGAAAAACATACAGTTATGA
- a CDS encoding AAA family ATPase has translation MITAISLENFAAFKKLDLKFSSGINIIIGENSCGKTQLLKSIYALSHEQEVTSKLLGLFKPNNKKLTGLYHRGGEGKTEVRIEDSSGQLSKIEFGSRTETVKHEPAFSGLSNPVLVPTKEVLSLLEAIQTEAVPQETLSILFDDSIVDLCRTLLAEPSESLAETVNKDPRLGRIIPILVNAIGGKFEINGSEHVFVKGLFVEKGNSEISKSKGADMYADFTQLEFRKTAKSETSVTMIAEGYRKIGLLQRLIHVGALAKGKANVLLWDEPESNINPVLMRLVVECLLELARNGQQVIIATHDYVLLKWFDLLMDESKGDHVLYHALFRDEDGEISKETVDNYKMLSENSISRTYSSLYDAEIKRSLGVK, from the coding sequence ATGATTACAGCTATATCATTAGAAAACTTTGCAGCATTCAAAAAGTTAGATCTGAAATTTTCATCAGGGATCAACATTATTATTGGTGAGAATAGCTGTGGTAAAACGCAGCTATTAAAATCAATTTATGCACTTTCTCATGAACAAGAGGTAACCTCTAAGTTATTAGGCTTATTTAAGCCAAATAACAAAAAGCTAACGGGTCTCTATCATCGTGGAGGTGAAGGGAAAACAGAAGTCCGTATTGAGGATTCTTCAGGGCAGCTTTCCAAAATTGAGTTTGGTTCTCGAACCGAAACAGTTAAGCATGAGCCCGCATTTTCTGGTCTTAGCAATCCCGTATTGGTGCCCACTAAAGAAGTATTGTCACTACTTGAAGCAATTCAAACAGAAGCGGTACCACAAGAAACACTTAGCATTCTTTTTGATGATTCTATCGTTGATCTGTGTCGTACACTGCTAGCTGAGCCTAGTGAAAGCTTAGCGGAAACTGTGAATAAAGACCCTAGGCTTGGACGGATCATTCCAATATTAGTGAATGCTATTGGTGGTAAATTCGAAATTAATGGGTCAGAGCATGTATTTGTTAAAGGGCTGTTTGTAGAAAAAGGTAACTCTGAAATATCAAAGAGTAAAGGTGCGGATATGTATGCTGATTTTACTCAACTTGAATTTAGAAAAACGGCTAAATCAGAGACCTCGGTAACCATGATAGCAGAAGGCTATCGAAAAATTGGCTTGTTACAGCGCTTGATTCATGTCGGTGCACTGGCTAAAGGCAAAGCGAATGTTTTACTTTGGGATGAACCTGAGTCGAACATAAACCCTGTACTAATGAGGCTGGTCGTTGAATGTTTACTTGAACTTGCTCGTAACGGGCAGCAAGTCATTATCGCCACGCATGATTACGTATTGCTTAAATGGTTTGATTTGCTGATGGATGAGTCTAAAGGTGATCATGTTTTATACCATGCCTTGTTCAGAGATGAGGATGGCGAAATTTCTAAAGAAACGGTTGATAACTATAAAATGTTATCCGAGAACTCTATTTCTCGGACATACTCCTCATTATATGACGCTGAAATTAAACGTTCCTTAGGTGTGAAATAA